A section of the Paenibacillus aurantius genome encodes:
- a CDS encoding aminotransferase class V-fold PLP-dependent enzyme codes for MKTYYLDHAATSWPKPPEVMKAMNECMELYAANPGRGAHGMGVKASRVLFETRKVLAKLFHVRNPNDICFALNTTMALNLAIKGFVKEGDHVIATGVEHNSVRRPLEFLKKTKGIAVTYLETDEEGHLDLRQVEKAFTSKTRLFVCSHSSNLLGSILPVGEIGALCRARGVKFLVDAAQSAGILPVDVEAMGIDMLAFPGHKGLLGPLGTGGLYIHPELELVPLLHGGTGSQSEAVDQPDVRPDRYESGTQNAVGLAGLKEGVSLILKEGVESIHRREWELTQEMMEGLAGVPGVRCLGPAKGADKTGIVSFVMEGADPSEVAFILDQSFQIAVRAGFHCTPLAHQSAGTAETGAVRASVGYYTTREEVQHLIEAVKQIGGHYAK; via the coding sequence ATGAAAACCTACTATTTGGATCATGCGGCCACTTCTTGGCCCAAGCCTCCGGAAGTGATGAAGGCCATGAACGAATGCATGGAGCTCTATGCCGCCAACCCGGGGAGAGGGGCCCATGGCATGGGCGTGAAGGCGAGCCGGGTGCTGTTCGAAACCCGCAAGGTGCTCGCCAAGCTGTTCCATGTCCGCAACCCGAATGATATATGCTTCGCGCTCAACACCACGATGGCCTTGAACCTGGCCATTAAGGGGTTTGTGAAAGAAGGCGACCATGTTATCGCGACCGGGGTGGAGCACAATTCCGTGCGCCGTCCGTTGGAGTTTCTGAAGAAGACCAAGGGCATAGCGGTGACCTACCTGGAGACCGACGAGGAGGGGCATCTGGATCTGCGGCAGGTGGAGAAGGCGTTTACTTCCAAAACGAGGTTGTTCGTCTGCAGCCACAGCTCCAATCTGCTCGGCTCCATTTTGCCGGTCGGAGAAATCGGTGCCCTGTGCCGGGCCAGAGGGGTTAAATTTCTGGTCGACGCCGCTCAATCGGCCGGTATTCTTCCCGTTGACGTGGAGGCCATGGGAATCGACATGCTGGCCTTTCCGGGCCATAAAGGTCTGTTGGGGCCGCTCGGTACCGGTGGCTTATACATCCATCCGGAGCTTGAGCTCGTTCCGCTGCTGCACGGAGGGACCGGAAGCCAGTCCGAGGCCGTGGACCAGCCGGATGTCCGTCCGGACCGGTACGAATCGGGAACCCAGAATGCGGTTGGGCTCGCCGGGTTGAAGGAAGGGGTAAGCCTTATTCTGAAGGAAGGCGTGGAATCCATTCACCGCCGGGAATGGGAACTGACCCAGGAAATGATGGAGGGACTGGCCGGCGTTCCGGGCGTGAGATGCCTGGGGCCGGCCAAGGGAGCCGATAAGACGGGAATCGTTTCGTTCGTCATGGAAGGGGCGGACCCGTCGGAGGTGGCCTTCATCCTGGACCAGTCGTTTCAAATTGCGGTCCGTGCCGGCTTTCATTGCACGCCGCTTGCCCATCAAAGCGCCGGAACGGCAGAGACGGGGGCGGTAAGAGCAAGCGTTGGCTATTACACGACACGCGAGGAAGTGCAGCATCTAATCGAAGCGGTTAAACAAATTGGCGGCCATTATGCCAAATAA
- a CDS encoding ParB/RepB/Spo0J family partition protein, protein MNKRLGRGLDALIPSLSISEDDKVIDIPLTQLRPNPYQPRKTFHEESIQELAASIKEHGVIQPIIVRSVLKGYEIIAGERRFRASQLSGLASIPAVVKKFSDQQVMEIALIENIQREDLNAIELAIAYQSLADELKLTQEELSVKVGKSRSHVANFLRLLQLPEEIKQHVSRGTLSMGHARAIVGVKNDKVKKQLAEAVISEQWSVRELEEAIKKQDGRELKAQDKKKVDKKKNPFINQAEENLRDHFQTTVKIKHGNNKGKIELMYFSEDDLQRLLEMLQGRIS, encoded by the coding sequence ATGAATAAACGATTAGGCAGAGGATTGGATGCCTTAATTCCATCCTTAAGCATTAGCGAGGACGACAAAGTGATCGACATACCTTTAACTCAGCTGCGTCCTAACCCTTACCAGCCGAGAAAAACCTTCCATGAAGAAAGCATTCAGGAACTGGCTGCTTCCATTAAAGAACACGGGGTCATCCAGCCCATTATTGTCCGAAGCGTTCTAAAAGGCTACGAGATCATCGCCGGCGAGAGACGGTTTCGGGCATCCCAGCTGAGCGGTCTTGCTTCCATCCCGGCCGTGGTGAAGAAGTTCTCCGACCAGCAGGTGATGGAAATCGCCCTGATCGAGAATATTCAACGGGAAGACCTCAATGCCATTGAGCTGGCGATTGCCTACCAGTCCCTTGCGGATGAGCTTAAGCTGACCCAGGAGGAATTGTCTGTAAAAGTTGGAAAAAGCCGGTCCCATGTGGCTAACTTCCTTCGGCTGCTTCAGCTGCCGGAAGAAATCAAACAGCATGTTTCACGTGGAACATTATCGATGGGGCATGCGAGAGCCATTGTGGGCGTCAAGAACGATAAAGTCAAAAAGCAGCTGGCTGAAGCGGTGATCAGCGAGCAGTGGAGCGTTAGAGAACTCGAAGAGGCCATCAAGAAGCAGGACGGCCGGGAACTGAAAGCTCAGGACAAGAAGAAGGTCGACAAGAAGAAAAATCCGTTCATCAATCAGGCGGAGGAGAATCTGCGCGATCACTTCCAGACAACCGTGAAAATCAAGCACGGAAATAACAAAGGCAAAATCGAGCTGATGTATTTCTCCGAGGATGACCTGCAAAGGCTTCTGGAAATGCTGCAGGGCCGGATCTCATAA
- a CDS encoding ParA family protein: protein MAKTIAVTNQKGGVGKTTTSVNLGASLSALGKKVLLVDIDPQGNTTSGVGINKADVAYCIYDIIINDVHPKDAIMDTNLPNLKIIPATIQLAGAEIELVPTISREVRLKKSLQLVKDRFDYILIDCPPSLGMLTVNSLTAADSVIIPIQCEYYALEGLSQLLNTVRLVQKHLNTGLQIEGVLLTMFDARTNLGIQVIEEVKKYFQQKVYQTIIPRNVRLSEAPSHGQSIITYDPRSKGAEVYMELAKEVVSYE from the coding sequence TTGGCTAAAACGATCGCGGTTACCAATCAGAAGGGTGGAGTAGGCAAAACCACCACCTCCGTAAACCTCGGGGCCTCTCTGAGCGCACTAGGCAAGAAGGTTCTTCTGGTGGATATTGATCCGCAGGGGAATACAACGAGCGGTGTCGGCATTAACAAAGCCGATGTGGCTTACTGCATTTATGATATTATCATCAATGATGTTCATCCCAAAGATGCCATTATGGACACGAACTTGCCCAACTTGAAAATCATCCCGGCTACCATCCAGCTGGCGGGGGCCGAAATCGAGCTGGTGCCGACCATTTCCCGGGAGGTACGACTCAAAAAGTCGCTTCAGCTGGTCAAAGACCGGTTCGACTACATACTGATTGATTGTCCGCCTTCTCTCGGGATGCTGACCGTCAATTCTTTGACAGCCGCCGATTCGGTGATCATTCCGATTCAATGCGAATATTACGCTTTGGAAGGGCTGAGCCAGCTGTTGAATACGGTTCGTCTCGTCCAGAAGCATTTAAACACCGGCCTTCAAATTGAAGGGGTTCTGCTGACGATGTTCGATGCGAGAACGAACCTGGGCATCCAGGTCATCGAGGAAGTCAAAAAGTATTTTCAGCAGAAGGTATACCAGACCATCATTCCCCGGAATGTACGGTTAAGCGAAGCACCGAGCCATGGTCAATCCATCATCACTTACGATCCCCGTTCCAAAGGGGCGGAAGTCTATATGGAGTTAGCTAAGGAAGTGGTGAGCTATGAATAA
- the noc gene encoding nucleoid occlusion protein, with protein sequence MKEQFSKLFGLSEKPAADEVRNLPVQEITPSPYQPRTIFDEERIDELLQTIKTHGVIQPIVVRMRNGRYEIIAGERRFRAVKKLGNETIPAIIRDFNDAQAASIALIENLQREGLTAVEEAIAYQKLMELHQLTQESLAQRLGKSQSTIANKIRLLQLSEPVKNALMERQITERHARALLSLDNEELQVKVLNDILTKELNVKQTEARVQFYKESDKLKKQKRVSFSKDVRLALNTIRQSVDMISNSGMSIKTKEQDYEDHYEIVISIPKRK encoded by the coding sequence ATGAAAGAACAATTTTCAAAACTGTTTGGGTTGTCGGAAAAGCCGGCGGCGGATGAGGTTAGAAATTTGCCAGTCCAGGAGATCACCCCTAGTCCTTACCAGCCCCGGACCATTTTCGATGAAGAGCGGATCGATGAGCTTCTGCAAACGATTAAAACCCATGGCGTGATCCAGCCGATTGTGGTTCGTATGCGCAACGGCCGTTATGAAATCATTGCAGGAGAACGGCGTTTTCGCGCTGTTAAAAAATTGGGAAATGAAACCATTCCCGCCATTATCCGCGACTTCAATGACGCCCAAGCGGCATCCATAGCCCTCATTGAAAATTTGCAGAGGGAGGGTCTTACCGCCGTCGAAGAAGCCATCGCTTACCAGAAGCTGATGGAACTTCATCAACTGACCCAGGAAAGCCTGGCCCAGAGGCTCGGCAAAAGCCAGTCGACAATCGCTAACAAAATCAGGCTGCTTCAGCTGAGCGAGCCCGTCAAAAACGCCTTGATGGAACGGCAGATCACGGAGCGTCATGCCCGCGCCTTACTTTCCCTGGATAATGAGGAGCTTCAAGTAAAGGTCTTGAACGATATCCTCACCAAAGAACTGAACGTGAAACAGACCGAAGCACGGGTGCAGTTCTACAAGGAGTCGGACAAGCTCAAGAAGCAGAAGAGGGTTTCCTTCTCCAAGGATGTGCGCCTTGCCTTGAATACCATACGTCAATCGGTTGATATGATCTCGAATTCCGGCATGTCCATTAAGACGAAGGAACAGGATTACGAGGATCATTACGAGATTGTCATTTCGATACCCAAAAGAAAATAA
- the rsmG gene encoding 16S rRNA (guanine(527)-N(7))-methyltransferase RsmG, translating to MNSAEQLLVSLLADHQITVNDRQLEQFAIYYRELVSWNEKMNLTGITELEQVYLKHFFDSLSLSFYVPLGEVSRLADIGSGAGFPSIPLKIMFPHLQVTIVDSLNKRIGFLTHLVKELGLENVQCIHGRAEEVARQPEHRDRYDLVTARAVARLNVLNEFCLPFVRKGGLFAAMKGSDPTDEIQEARFSMKELKGEWMGDHRLTLPVEQAERHILLIRKIADTPRKYPRKPGTPLKTPLL from the coding sequence ATGAACAGCGCGGAACAATTGCTCGTTTCCCTGCTCGCCGATCATCAGATAACGGTTAACGACCGTCAATTGGAGCAGTTCGCGATCTATTATCGCGAGCTGGTCTCCTGGAATGAAAAAATGAATTTAACCGGGATAACGGAGCTCGAGCAGGTGTACCTCAAGCACTTCTTCGACTCGTTATCTCTATCTTTTTATGTGCCTCTTGGTGAGGTTTCACGTCTCGCGGATATCGGATCGGGGGCAGGATTTCCGAGCATCCCGCTCAAAATCATGTTCCCGCATCTGCAGGTGACCATCGTCGATTCCCTCAACAAGCGGATCGGATTCCTTACGCATCTGGTCAAGGAATTGGGACTGGAGAACGTCCAGTGCATTCACGGGAGAGCGGAGGAGGTAGCCCGCCAGCCCGAGCACCGGGACCGCTACGACCTGGTCACGGCAAGGGCGGTGGCCCGGCTGAATGTCCTCAATGAATTTTGCCTTCCTTTTGTCCGAAAAGGCGGCTTGTTTGCAGCCATGAAAGGATCGGATCCTACCGATGAAATTCAAGAAGCCCGGTTCAGTATGAAGGAGCTCAAGGGAGAATGGATGGGGGACCACCGGCTGACCCTTCCGGTAGAGCAAGCCGAACGGCATATTCTCTTAATCCGCAAAATAGCGGACACCCCCCGGAAATATCCAAGAAAACCGGGTACTCCATTGAAAACACCGCTCCTCTAG